Proteins found in one Desulfomonilia bacterium genomic segment:
- a CDS encoding DEAD/DEAH box helicase, whose translation MAQLTLKEWIIRAENDRRFMENVTALKRLDASSGSFSTFPEWVDKRIKNVLEARGIKKLYSHQADAVDLVRKGRDVVLVTPTASGKTLCYNIPVLQSIIEMPETRALYMFPTKALAQDQMQEVHSLITELDMNIKTFTYDGDTPDDARQAIRRQGHIVITNPDMMHTGILPHHTKWQKLFANLKYIVVDELHIYRGIFGSHLANVFRRLKRICNFYGSNPVFICCSATVANPREHSEAILGRETELIDKSGAPRGERTVILYNPPVVNRELGIRQSAMVPAREIAKSLVDNGIQTIIFATSRLNVEVLTKYLKDAFAPGRLPDDSRFISGYRGGYLPETRREIERGLRDKEVMGVVSTNALELGIDIGNLEACIMTGYPGSIASLWQQAGRAGRKKDSCLAVLVGKSMPVDQFIMENPDFLFGSPPEHCRINPDNLLILLHHIKCAAFELPFMEGESFGGENIKEILDYLAEKGVLHKAGEQWHFSADSYPADDVSLRTVNPDNVVIVDETVTGSSRIIAEVDFDSAFTSVHEGAIYMLESRQYHVDKFDVERRKAYVHQVDSDYYTDAMTWTNVSVLDEFSNKKSGVITVGHGEVEVVRKVAGFKKIKFYTGENVGFGDVNLPQNDMHTTSYWFTIPWKGLDTLEITRGQILDGLMGLSYCLHQIAAIWIMSDVRDIDRAIGDKTGQWYIKGGRDRLAATQGAETPLGLFDPTIFIFDAYPGGIGFSELLFEMHEDILAHARTLINVCPCENGCPSCVGPRLEVGPDAKYAALEILQLMLGK comes from the coding sequence ATGGCGCAGCTAACTTTGAAGGAATGGATAATAAGGGCTGAAAACGACAGGCGGTTCATGGAAAACGTCACCGCCTTAAAGAGGCTTGATGCTTCATCGGGCAGCTTCTCCACTTTTCCTGAGTGGGTGGATAAAAGAATAAAAAATGTTCTCGAGGCCCGGGGGATAAAAAAACTCTACAGCCATCAAGCGGATGCAGTCGATCTGGTAAGAAAGGGCAGAGATGTCGTCCTTGTCACTCCCACGGCAAGCGGAAAGACCCTGTGCTACAACATCCCGGTACTCCAGAGCATTATTGAAATGCCCGAAACCAGGGCCCTTTATATGTTCCCGACAAAGGCCCTTGCACAGGACCAGATGCAGGAAGTTCACAGTCTGATTACAGAGCTCGATATGAACATCAAGACGTTCACCTATGACGGTGACACGCCCGATGACGCCCGGCAGGCTATACGCAGACAGGGCCACATAGTGATTACAAACCCTGATATGATGCATACAGGCATTCTGCCGCACCATACAAAATGGCAGAAACTTTTCGCCAACCTTAAGTACATAGTGGTCGATGAACTCCATATCTACCGCGGGATATTCGGCAGCCACCTTGCAAACGTCTTCAGAAGACTAAAGCGGATATGCAATTTTTACGGGAGCAATCCTGTTTTTATCTGCTGTTCGGCAACCGTGGCCAACCCCAGGGAGCATTCCGAGGCCATACTCGGCCGGGAGACCGAACTTATCGACAAAAGCGGAGCGCCGCGGGGGGAAAGGACTGTTATCCTTTATAATCCACCGGTAGTGAACCGGGAACTCGGCATCAGGCAAAGCGCCATGGTGCCTGCGCGTGAAATCGCAAAAAGCCTTGTCGATAACGGCATACAGACGATTATTTTTGCTACATCAAGACTCAATGTCGAGGTCCTGACGAAATATCTGAAGGATGCATTTGCACCCGGCAGGCTTCCGGATGACAGCCGGTTCATTTCAGGATATCGGGGCGGCTATCTGCCCGAGACAAGGCGCGAGATCGAAAGAGGCCTCAGGGATAAAGAGGTAATGGGTGTTGTCAGTACGAATGCACTTGAGCTTGGTATTGACATCGGAAATCTGGAGGCATGCATAATGACAGGGTACCCCGGCTCGATTGCAAGTCTCTGGCAGCAGGCTGGCCGGGCTGGCCGCAAGAAGGATTCATGTCTAGCCGTACTTGTGGGGAAAAGCATGCCTGTCGATCAGTTCATAATGGAAAATCCTGATTTCCTTTTCGGCAGCCCGCCCGAGCACTGCCGGATAAATCCCGACAACCTCCTGATATTGCTCCATCATATAAAATGTGCGGCGTTCGAGTTGCCGTTTATGGAAGGTGAAAGCTTCGGGGGCGAAAATATAAAGGAGATTCTCGACTATCTTGCCGAAAAGGGTGTTCTCCACAAGGCGGGCGAACAATGGCATTTTTCAGCAGACAGTTATCCCGCGGATGATGTCAGCCTGCGTACCGTCAATCCGGACAATGTCGTTATCGTCGATGAAACAGTTACCGGCTCAAGCAGGATCATTGCCGAGGTGGATTTCGACAGCGCATTTACTTCGGTTCATGAGGGCGCGATCTATATGCTGGAATCGAGGCAGTATCATGTGGATAAATTTGATGTCGAGAGGCGCAAAGCCTATGTCCATCAGGTGGATTCCGACTATTATACGGATGCCATGACCTGGACGAATGTCAGCGTGCTGGATGAATTTTCAAACAAAAAAAGCGGAGTAATAACAGTGGGGCACGGCGAGGTCGAGGTTGTGAGGAAGGTCGCCGGCTTCAAAAAAATAAAATTCTATACCGGTGAAAACGTCGGCTTTGGTGACGTGAACCTGCCGCAGAACGATATGCATACGACCAGCTACTGGTTCACCATTCCCTGGAAGGGGCTCGACACCCTGGAGATTACGCGCGGGCAGATCCTTGACGGCCTGATGGGGCTTAGCTACTGTCTGCATCAAATTGCGGCCATCTGGATCATGTCCGATGTACGTGACATAGACAGGGCCATAGGTGACAAGACCGGCCAGTGGTACATCAAAGGCGGCAGGGACAGGCTCGCTGCAACTCAGGGTGCGGAAACGCCGTTAGGTCTTTTCGACCCCACGATATTCATTTTTGACGCATACCCCGGGGGCATAGGCTTTTCAGAGCTCTTATTCGAGATGCACGAGGACATACTTGCGCATGCCCGCACTCTCATTAACGTATGCCCATGTGAAAACGGCTGCCCCTCATGCGTGGGCCCTCGTCTCGAAGTCGGGCCGGATGCAAAGTATGCAGCACTTGAGATACTGCAATTGATGCTGGGAAAATAA
- a CDS encoding glycerate kinase: MQDKTSSMRDDALKIFKTAVAAVDPENAVKSFLTLNNNMLSAGDKKYDLNDYVRIVVVGAGKASAPMAKAVEAILGERISKGTVVIKYGHGMQLDKIELIEAGHPVPDENGIAGAQKIAGLLQDCNENDLVISLISGGGSALLPMPVQGISLAEKKKVTDELLKCGADIHEINTVRKHLSSSKGGGLARIAYPATVINLMLSDVIGDDMDVIASGPFVPDRSSFNDAMGIINKYGLRDRLPVSVIDMLKAGSEGSIPETPKECDPIFDKITNIIVGSNLMACTAAKEEASSMGYHTMLLSSAIDGDTTEIAQAHITIARQILFSGNPASLPACIISGGETTVKIKGSGKGGRNQEFALVSAKEIAGMDKKIVVLSGGTDGSDGPTDAAGGIVDTGTASRGKAKGLNIDNYLASNDSYNFLKETGDLLVTGPTRTNVMDVRILLIDN, translated from the coding sequence ATGCAGGATAAAACATCCAGTATGAGAGATGATGCTCTGAAAATATTCAAGACTGCTGTTGCTGCGGTTGATCCCGAAAATGCAGTAAAATCTTTTCTGACCTTAAACAATAACATGCTGAGCGCAGGTGATAAAAAGTACGACCTGAATGATTATGTCAGAATTGTCGTTGTCGGTGCAGGGAAGGCATCTGCCCCAATGGCGAAGGCGGTTGAAGCCATTCTGGGAGAACGGATAAGCAAAGGAACAGTCGTAATTAAATACGGCCACGGAATGCAGCTTGATAAAATCGAACTTATAGAAGCCGGTCATCCTGTGCCTGATGAGAACGGAATAGCCGGGGCTCAGAAGATTGCGGGTCTTCTTCAAGACTGCAATGAAAATGACCTCGTCATCTCGCTTATATCAGGCGGAGGATCAGCCCTTCTGCCAATGCCCGTCCAGGGAATATCGCTCGCGGAGAAAAAAAAAGTAACCGATGAACTGCTCAAATGCGGCGCGGATATCCATGAGATAAATACTGTAAGAAAGCACCTTTCCTCCTCGAAAGGGGGTGGGCTTGCCAGAATCGCATATCCTGCAACCGTAATAAATCTCATGCTCTCCGATGTCATAGGTGACGACATGGATGTAATCGCATCAGGCCCTTTTGTACCTGACAGGTCTTCATTCAATGATGCAATGGGGATTATCAATAAATATGGGCTCCGGGACAGACTCCCCGTAAGTGTAATTGATATGCTCAAGGCCGGTTCTGAAGGCAGTATCCCGGAAACGCCCAAAGAATGTGATCCCATCTTTGATAAAATAACGAATATAATTGTCGGCAGCAATCTTATGGCCTGCACGGCAGCAAAGGAAGAGGCTTCATCGATGGGCTACCATACAATGCTCCTTTCTTCAGCCATTGACGGCGATACGACAGAAATTGCGCAGGCACATATCACCATAGCGCGCCAGATACTCTTTTCAGGCAATCCGGCAAGTCTTCCCGCATGCATAATCAGCGGCGGAGAAACTACGGTAAAAATAAAGGGAAGCGGCAAGGGAGGCCGAAACCAGGAATTCGCCCTCGTATCCGCAAAGGAAATTGCGGGTATGGATAAGAAAATCGTTGTGCTAAGCGGCGGAACAGACGGCTCGGACGGACCTACCGATGCGGCCGGAGGTATTGTCGATACAGGAACGGCTTCACGCGGAAAGGCAAAGGGGCTCAATATCGATAATTACCTTGCCTCCAATGATTCTTACAATTTTCTCAAAGAAACAGGCGACCTGCTTGTAACCGGACCGACCCGAACAAACGTAATGGATGTAAGAATTCTGCTTATCGACAATTAA
- a CDS encoding Maf family protein, with protein MRIILASASPRRKELLKYLGIEFDIVIPDIHEHVRDEEPPEAFCSRISREKALAVRKEFKDSLIIAADTIVVIDGEILGKPKNSDDACSYLRRLSGRRHTVFTAYTILFPSGDDEVTRVVSSTVHFADMREDDIIWYVSTGEPMDKAGAYGLQGIGAAFVDRIDGSFTNVIGLPLAEVFKDIKPFIMLKKNSSGGINA; from the coding sequence ATGCGGATAATCCTTGCATCAGCTTCACCCAGGAGGAAGGAGTTGCTCAAATATCTGGGGATTGAATTCGATATCGTTATCCCGGATATACATGAGCACGTACGTGATGAAGAACCGCCTGAAGCCTTCTGTTCCCGCATCAGCAGGGAAAAGGCCCTGGCGGTAAGAAAGGAGTTCAAGGATTCTCTTATAATTGCAGCCGATACCATAGTTGTTATAGATGGTGAAATTCTAGGCAAGCCGAAAAACAGCGATGATGCATGCTCGTACCTCAGGCGTTTGAGCGGCAGGCGGCACACCGTGTTTACAGCCTACACGATACTATTTCCCAGTGGAGATGATGAGGTGACCAGGGTTGTAAGTTCAACAGTTCACTTTGCCGATATGAGGGAAGATGATATTATATGGTATGTTTCTACGGGTGAACCCATGGATAAGGCGGGAGCATACGGTCTTCAGGGAATAGGGGCGGCCTTTGTGGACAGAATTGACGGATCTTTCACGAATGTCATCGGCCTTCCCCTTGCTGAAGTGTTTAAGGATATCAAACCTTTTATAATGCTTAAGAAAAACAGCTCAGGAGGTATCAATGCGTAA
- the glpK gene encoding glycerol kinase GlpK — protein sequence MRKFIMAIDQGTTGTRVMIVDKKGTIVSSAYTEFPQIYPKPGWVEHNAEIIWDSTVQVMNQAFKDADITAANILGIGITNQRETSVIWDRKTLKPVHNAIVWQCRRSAGICDEMKGKGLEPVFQKKTGLVLDAYFSGTKVKWLLDEHPEIRSRAEAGELAFGTIDTWIIAKLTGGRVHVTDYTNASRTLMYNIHEKKWDDELLEHLDIPSSLLPKVVSSSEIVGESDPNVTGAAIPVAGIAGDQQAALFGQGCFSEGQAKNTYGTGCFMLLNIGSKKVEPESGLILTLACDGEGKPCYAMEGSIFIGGAVMQWLRDGLGLVSSAAESQAIAESVKDTDGVYFVPAFAGLGAPYWDMYARGGILGITRGTTRAHIIRAALEGIAFQVKDLIGAFECVTGEKFTELRVDGGACKNNFLMQFQADTLGCPIDRSSYIESTGMGAAFLAGMATGFWPSSEEIKNLRKSDKVFYPRINEESRTKMYDGWIDAISRVKSRV from the coding sequence ATGCGTAAGTTCATCATGGCTATTGACCAGGGGACAACAGGTACAAGGGTGATGATAGTTGACAAAAAAGGCACGATAGTTTCAAGCGCCTATACCGAATTTCCCCAGATCTACCCGAAGCCCGGATGGGTAGAGCACAATGCAGAGATAATATGGGATTCGACGGTTCAGGTCATGAACCAGGCATTTAAGGATGCAGACATAACGGCAGCGAATATTTTAGGGATTGGGATTACGAATCAGAGAGAAACCTCGGTTATCTGGGATAGAAAAACTCTGAAACCCGTACATAACGCCATCGTCTGGCAGTGCCGCAGAAGCGCGGGCATTTGCGATGAAATGAAGGGAAAAGGGCTTGAGCCGGTTTTTCAGAAGAAGACAGGTCTTGTACTTGATGCATATTTTTCCGGGACAAAGGTGAAATGGCTTCTGGATGAACATCCCGAAATAAGGAGCAGGGCTGAGGCAGGAGAACTTGCATTCGGAACCATAGATACTTGGATTATTGCCAAACTTACCGGGGGAAGAGTTCATGTGACGGATTATACAAATGCTTCACGAACCCTAATGTATAATATCCATGAAAAAAAGTGGGATGATGAATTGCTTGAGCATCTGGATATTCCCTCATCGCTTCTTCCCAAGGTTGTTTCGTCATCCGAGATTGTCGGTGAAAGCGATCCGAATGTGACAGGCGCCGCGATACCGGTTGCAGGAATAGCCGGCGACCAGCAGGCGGCACTTTTCGGTCAGGGATGTTTTTCTGAAGGCCAGGCTAAGAATACTTACGGCACCGGCTGCTTCATGCTTTTGAATATCGGCAGTAAAAAGGTGGAACCTGAAAGCGGGCTGATACTGACACTTGCCTGTGACGGTGAAGGAAAGCCCTGCTATGCAATGGAAGGGTCCATCTTTATCGGAGGCGCGGTAATGCAGTGGCTGAGGGACGGGCTGGGACTTGTGTCATCTGCGGCGGAATCGCAGGCTATTGCCGAGAGCGTGAAAGACACGGACGGTGTATACTTTGTTCCCGCCTTTGCAGGCCTTGGAGCGCCATACTGGGACATGTATGCGAGAGGTGGTATTCTGGGTATAACAAGGGGAACTACGCGGGCGCATATCATCAGGGCTGCGCTTGAAGGCATCGCCTTCCAGGTCAAGGATCTTATAGGTGCATTCGAGTGCGTGACAGGTGAGAAATTCACTGAGCTCAGGGTTGATGGAGGTGCGTGCAAAAATAATTTCCTCATGCAGTTCCAGGCTGATACGCTGGGCTGTCCGATAGACCGTTCATCATATATCGAGTCGACCGGAATGGGTGCAGCATTTCTTGCCGGGATGGCAACAGGCTTCTGGCCTTCGAGTGAAGAGATAAAAAATCTCAGAAAATCGGATAAGGTTTTTTATCCGAGAATAAATGAAGAGTCGCGGACAAAGATGTATGACGGCTGGATTGATGCAATCAGCAGGGTAAAGAGCAGGGTTTGA
- a CDS encoding ABC transporter permease produces MKFLEYLGRIAISFVEQVGEIGIFLSSIIKWLFRRPFFFQQLFKQMEFIGVKSTTVILLTGIFTGMVTALQMHYGFRQFGAEALVGSTATLSVTRELGPVLAALMVTARAGSAMTAEIGTMRVTEQIDALTVMGVNPFQYIVIPRIIAALLVMPMLTLVYDAVGMVGSWIVGVKILGINESMFWYRITEYVHYKDIFTGMFKATFFGLIIATVGSYKGYSTTGGAEGVGRATTYSVVISSVSILIADYILTALMY; encoded by the coding sequence ATGAAGTTTCTTGAATATCTGGGCCGCATTGCAATATCTTTTGTCGAACAGGTAGGCGAGATTGGTATCTTCCTGTCCAGTATTATCAAATGGCTTTTCAGGAGGCCCTTTTTCTTTCAGCAGCTTTTCAAACAGATGGAATTTATTGGAGTGAAGTCGACTACCGTTATCCTGCTTACGGGCATTTTTACAGGTATGGTAACAGCGCTTCAGATGCATTACGGATTCAGGCAATTCGGTGCCGAGGCGCTTGTCGGGTCTACAGCTACGCTCAGTGTCACTAGAGAACTTGGTCCTGTCCTTGCTGCGCTTATGGTTACGGCCAGGGCAGGCTCGGCAATGACGGCCGAGATCGGCACCATGAGAGTCACTGAGCAAATCGATGCCCTTACCGTAATGGGAGTCAATCCTTTTCAGTATATTGTTATTCCGCGGATAATTGCAGCGCTCCTCGTCATGCCCATGCTGACACTTGTTTATGATGCTGTGGGCATGGTCGGGTCATGGATTGTCGGGGTGAAAATTCTGGGTATAAATGAGAGCATGTTCTGGTACCGTATAACGGAATATGTTCATTACAAAGACATATTTACAGGAATGTTCAAGGCGACATTCTTCGGCCTGATCATTGCAACTGTCGGGAGCTACAAGGGTTATTCGACAACAGGTGGTGCCGAGGGAGTAGGCCGGGCGACAACTTATTCCGTGGTTATCTCTTCTGTGAGCATACTGATTGCGGACTACATCCTGACTGCTCTGATGTATTGA
- a CDS encoding PEP-CTERM sorting domain-containing protein, which produces MRKILIVMAVFFFVFTGSSFGAPITLTNVATFNSTGIVSSGDGTASLTGYGRGSVNLLDGSGDYVKWTQAFTFNPSPDNSTINGKLSIRLRDDSNSWLDGPEFALGWTNNGTWAIGEVDTGTYNYNVSLQNGALTVTLASLGGDFYIDSSTLTINYSSASPVPEPASLVLIGLGMLSVGFFARKRNRSHN; this is translated from the coding sequence ATGAGGAAAATCTTAATCGTCATGGCGGTCTTTTTCTTTGTCTTTACAGGCAGTTCTTTCGGAGCACCTATAACCTTGACAAACGTAGCCACATTCAATTCAACAGGGATTGTAAGCTCTGGTGATGGAACGGCATCTCTTACCGGTTATGGCAGAGGTTCGGTAAACCTTCTGGACGGATCCGGTGACTATGTTAAATGGACACAGGCTTTCACATTTAATCCATCACCGGATAACAGCACTATTAATGGCAAACTCTCAATAAGACTGCGTGATGACAGCAACAGCTGGCTGGACGGACCGGAATTTGCCCTGGGCTGGACAAATAACGGCACATGGGCAATCGGGGAAGTTGATACCGGCACATATAATTACAATGTCAGTCTTCAGAACGGTGCTCTGACAGTTACACTTGCCTCTCTTGGCGGGGATTTTTACATAGACTCCTCAACACTTACAATCAATTACAGTTCTGCATCACCTGTACCTGAACCCGCATCATTGGTGCTGATAGGTCTGGGTATGCTTTCGGTAGGTTTCTTTGCCAGGAAAAGAAACAGATCACATAATTAG
- the hypE gene encoding hydrogenase expression/formation protein HypE: MRHEKILLEHGSGGLLSNGLINDKFLPLFKNTFLERLEDGAIFDVRETKLCFSTDSYVVQPVFFPGGNIGSLAVHGTVNDISMCGGKPLYLSTGFIIEEGFLMKDLETIIASMAGAAEKSGVIIVTGDTKVVPKGTADGIFINTSGIGMVTYKSPIGIKSIRPGDCVIINGTIGDHGTAILSVREGIDIGEGVLSDSSPLNSIVEEILEACPDVHCMRDATRGGLGAILAEIAQQSGFTVTIDESLIPVREQVRGACEILGLDALYLANEGKFVIFCPQTSAGVVLDIMRANPLGTHAALIGTVNESSGRGRLILKTAIGGSREIDLPTGELVPRIC; this comes from the coding sequence ATGAGACATGAAAAGATTCTCCTGGAACATGGAAGCGGAGGACTTCTCAGCAATGGACTAATCAACGATAAATTTCTCCCTTTGTTCAAAAATACATTTCTGGAAAGATTGGAGGATGGTGCAATTTTCGATGTCAGGGAAACCAAACTCTGCTTTTCCACCGATTCATATGTTGTCCAGCCCGTATTCTTTCCTGGCGGCAATATTGGTTCTCTGGCTGTCCACGGGACAGTGAACGACATCTCGATGTGCGGCGGGAAGCCGCTGTATCTGAGTACTGGGTTTATCATTGAAGAAGGGTTTTTGATGAAAGACCTCGAAACAATCATCGCCTCGATGGCGGGAGCAGCGGAAAAGTCCGGAGTTATTATCGTCACCGGGGATACAAAGGTTGTCCCCAAAGGAACTGCTGACGGAATATTCATAAACACATCCGGGATCGGAATGGTTACATATAAAAGCCCGATAGGGATAAAAAGCATAAGACCGGGCGACTGCGTAATCATAAACGGCACCATCGGCGATCATGGAACTGCAATCCTGAGTGTACGTGAAGGGATAGATATTGGAGAAGGAGTACTCTCGGATTCATCACCCCTTAACAGCATTGTCGAAGAGATACTTGAGGCCTGTCCTGATGTACATTGCATGCGTGATGCAACGCGGGGCGGGCTTGGAGCCATCCTTGCGGAGATTGCCCAGCAATCAGGATTTACCGTAACAATTGATGAATCATTGATACCTGTCAGGGAACAGGTGAGAGGCGCCTGTGAAATTCTCGGGCTGGATGCTCTCTACCTGGCCAATGAAGGCAAATTTGTCATATTTTGCCCTCAAACATCAGCAGGAGTTGTGCTTGATATTATGAGAGCAAATCCTCTCGGCACGCATGCCGCACTGATAGGAACTGTTAACGAATCATCAGGGAGGGGAAGACTCATCCTCAAAACAGCAATCGGAGGATCTCGTGAAATAGACCTCCCGACTGGAGAGCTTGTACCAAGAATATGTTGA
- the hypF gene encoding carbamoyltransferase HypF: MHEIKRVRFNFSGIVQGVGFRPFIYRIAVRSGLAGFVQNRTDGVIAEVEGVQTSIVSFKEAVRHELPPLAHITLLEEREVAPVGENDFRIIASDHSGETNVHITPDIATCGACLNELFDPVDRRFNYPFINCTDCGPRLTIIKDIPYDRENTSMACFELCPECRKEYENPANRRFHAEPNACPVCGPRLKLFDSNGIEIMADPLSRTAELLKEGWIAAIKGIGGFHLCVDAENDKAVERLRSRKYREEKPLAIMVKDIVAAKLYAKISSEEENLLVSHQRPIVLLEKKPSLLSSMVAPGLSNLGIMLPYSPLHHLLFAEGFNALVMTSANQTDEPICTGNREAIERLKGIADYFLIHNRDILVRCDDSISFIAAGTPRIMRRSRGYAPTPVMLNSDYPGVLAMGPHLKATVCILKGNAAYLSPHIGDMETPVARDFYHENLEFMQEMTECRPDIIACDLHPGYYSTRIAESMGKPAYKVQHHHAHIVSSMAENGLSGKVIGIAFDGTGYGTDKTVWGGEFLIADEKDFIRAGHLNLFTLPGGEKAIREPWRIAVSLLRNAFGKKWRSYADKLGLIQDETSTIQIEKAMNIGLNNPATSSMGRLFDGISALTGLKRFVSFEGQAAMELESVSYNGSTYPYEYELDIKDDMIILQTNPMIRQIVSDIIHGAVPADIGGRFHSSIIMGTADVACRLREKYNLNRVALSGGCFQNRLLLEGAIKFLEKSGFDVYHHRLVPTNDGGISLGQAVSAAVRHRDLPQEKIFRERKKE; encoded by the coding sequence ATGCATGAAATCAAAAGGGTGAGATTCAACTTTTCCGGCATTGTCCAGGGGGTCGGATTCAGGCCGTTTATTTACAGGATTGCCGTTCGCAGCGGTCTTGCCGGCTTTGTCCAGAACCGGACAGATGGTGTAATTGCCGAGGTTGAGGGTGTTCAGACTTCCATTGTATCTTTCAAGGAAGCGGTTCGGCATGAGCTGCCGCCCCTGGCGCATATCACCTTACTTGAAGAAAGGGAAGTAGCTCCTGTCGGCGAAAATGATTTCAGGATTATAGCAAGCGATCATTCAGGCGAAACAAATGTCCACATAACCCCTGATATAGCCACATGCGGGGCATGTCTGAACGAGCTCTTTGATCCTGTTGACAGACGGTTTAATTATCCTTTTATCAACTGCACCGATTGCGGGCCTAGACTGACAATCATAAAGGACATCCCGTATGACAGGGAAAACACTTCAATGGCATGTTTCGAACTCTGTCCCGAATGCCGGAAAGAATATGAGAATCCGGCCAACCGGAGATTCCATGCGGAACCTAATGCATGCCCTGTCTGCGGACCCCGGCTTAAACTGTTTGATTCTAACGGTATTGAAATAATGGCTGACCCTCTCAGCAGGACAGCTGAACTTTTGAAGGAAGGCTGGATTGCAGCCATAAAAGGTATCGGAGGATTTCATCTGTGTGTCGATGCGGAAAATGATAAGGCTGTAGAAAGGCTCAGGAGCCGCAAATACCGTGAGGAAAAGCCGCTTGCAATAATGGTGAAGGATATTGTTGCCGCTAAACTGTATGCCAAAATAAGCAGTGAGGAAGAAAACCTGCTTGTTTCTCATCAGAGACCGATAGTGCTGCTTGAAAAGAAACCATCCCTGCTCTCTTCAATGGTTGCGCCCGGCCTCTCAAACCTCGGCATCATGCTTCCCTATTCTCCGCTTCATCATCTTCTTTTTGCTGAAGGCTTCAATGCGCTTGTCATGACCAGTGCTAACCAGACAGATGAACCGATCTGTACGGGAAACAGGGAGGCCATTGAGCGTCTGAAAGGGATCGCCGATTACTTCCTGATCCACAACCGCGATATCCTCGTGCGCTGTGATGACTCGATCTCTTTCATAGCTGCAGGAACTCCACGCATTATGAGGCGTTCACGTGGTTATGCACCAACACCAGTCATGCTGAACAGTGACTATCCGGGCGTTCTGGCGATGGGACCTCATCTGAAGGCAACGGTATGCATTCTGAAAGGGAATGCCGCTTATCTGAGCCCTCATATCGGTGATATGGAAACACCTGTGGCAAGGGATTTTTATCATGAAAACCTTGAATTCATGCAGGAGATGACCGAATGCAGGCCTGACATAATCGCCTGCGATCTGCATCCCGGCTACTATTCCACCAGAATTGCCGAATCAATGGGCAAGCCTGCTTACAAAGTTCAGCATCATCATGCGCATATTGTAAGCTCAATGGCTGAAAACGGTCTTTCCGGTAAGGTAATAGGCATTGCATTTGACGGGACCGGATACGGGACAGATAAAACAGTTTGGGGTGGCGAATTCCTGATTGCGGACGAAAAAGATTTCATCCGCGCCGGCCATCTGAACCTGTTCACACTTCCTGGCGGGGAAAAGGCAATCCGTGAGCCTTGGCGCATTGCGGTCAGCCTTTTAAGAAACGCATTCGGAAAGAAATGGCGGTCATATGCGGATAAGCTGGGGCTGATCCAGGATGAGACCTCCACAATACAGATTGAGAAAGCCATGAACATAGGGCTCAACAATCCGGCCACATCAAGCATGGGAAGGCTTTTCGACGGCATTTCGGCACTTACAGGTTTAAAGCGCTTTGTAAGTTTCGAAGGTCAGGCTGCAATGGAACTGGAGTCGGTCTCATATAATGGTTCAACCTATCCATATGAATATGAACTTGATATTAAAGATGACATGATAATTCTTCAGACAAATCCGATGATCAGGCAGATCGTTTCAGATATAATACATGGTGCAGTTCCTGCAGATATCGGAGGTCGATTCCATTCGTCAATTATCATGGGAACTGCCGATGTTGCATGCAGACTGAGGGAAAAATACAATTTAAACAGGGTCGCATTGAGCGGCGGATGTTTCCAGAACAGACTTCTCCTTGAAGGCGCCATAAAATTCCTTGAGAAAAGCGGCTTCGATGTATATCATCACAGGCTTGTTCCGACAAACGATGGTGGAATATCGCTTGGTCAGGCAGTATCCGCCGCCGTCCGCCACCGGGACTTACCACAAGAAAAAATCTTTCGGGAAAGGAAAAAAGAATGA